The following coding sequences lie in one Metopolophium dirhodum isolate CAU chromosome 5, ASM1992520v1, whole genome shotgun sequence genomic window:
- the LOC132944667 gene encoding eukaryotic translation initiation factor 1A, X-chromosomal-like, with translation MPKNKGKGGKNRRRGKNENETEKRELVFKEDGQEYAQVTKMLGNGRLEAMCFDGVKRLCHIRGKLRKKVWINQADIVLIGLREYQDTKADVILKYTPDEARNLKTYGEFPETVRINDTVTFVDDGLDEDIEFGDDISEDEEADNAVDNI, from the exons ATGCCCAAAAATAAAG GAAAAGGAGGTAAAAATCGTAGGCGAGGTAAGAACGAGAATGAAACGGAAAAGCGTGAATTGGTATTCAAAGAAGACGGACAAG aatatGCTCAAGTTACCAAAATGTTGGGAAATGGACGTCTAGAGGCAATGTGTTTTGATGGTGTTAAACGACTTTGCCACATTCGAGGAAAACTTAGGAAAAAG gtatGGATCAACCAAGCTGATATAGTATTAATAGGTTTACGTGAATATCAAGATACAAAAGCTGATGTAATTTTGAAGTATACGCCTGACGAAGCTCGTAACTTAAAAACTTACGGAGAATTTCCAGAAACTG ttcgcATCAATGATACAGTCACATTTGTTGACGATGGATTGGATGAGGATATTGAATTCGGAGATGATATTAGCGAAGACGAAGAAGCAGACAATGCTGTTGATaat atcTAA